The DNA sequence ATCCAGTAGAGATAGGCGGGGTGGAGCGCCAGGAGGTAGCGGTCGATCACTTCCTCGTAGGCGGCGCCCAGGAAGCTGAGCCCGACCACGAAGAGGTAGATCTTGACGGCTCGCAGCAGCACGTCGAGGTAGGACTCCTCCGGCGCCTCCGGGACCTCCTCGCCGCCCCCGGCCTCCCGCGCCCGCGCGCGCGCCGTGGCGGCGCCCGCGGCCGCCGCCAGCAGGAGTAGACCCGGCAGCACATAGCGGCCGAGCGTCCGGAAGAGGAACCAGAAGTCCTGCTGCAGGCGGCTGACGGCGATGGTGGCCAGCGGCTCGCCCACCGGCGTCAGCGCCGCCCCCAGGCCGATGGCGAAGCAGCCCAGGACGGCCAGCCGGATCTGGGAGGCGCGGCCAAGACGCATGGCGTGGAGGAGCGAGGCCAGCACCAGCGAGGCGACGATGGCGGTCACCACGCTGGAGAGAAGGCCCAGGAGCAGGACGAGGAGGGCGGCGAAGAGCGGCAGCGGAACGCGCTCCACCAGGCGCGCCACCGCCTCCTCCAGCCGCTCCCGGAACCACTTGAAGAGCAGGCTGGCCACCAGCACCGCCGCGCTGATGGCCAGCGGCTCCCGCGCGGCGTGGAGGACGAGCGGCCGCTGGAGGACGCCGGCCACCAGCGCGGCGAGAAGGCCCATGGCGAAGAGGAAGAACTCCAGGTTCTCCTCGACGGCGCGGACGAGAAAGGGCAGCAACAGGACCAGCAGCAGGATGACCAGCAGCTCCAGCTCCACCAGGGCACCTCCCGTGGCGCCGGGTGACGGGGCCATTCTACCCGAAGAGCGGCGGCCTCCGGACCGGTGCCGCGCGGTCCGAGGGCGCTCCGTTGCGGCGCCCGAGCCGGGCGTGCTATAGTTAGGCTCCGGACCGGGACCCCATCGTCCAGCGGCCTAGGACTCCACTCTTTCAAGGTGGCGACCCGGGTTCGAATCCCGGTGGGGTCACCAGGATTTGCGGGACGTGGAGCCGGCGGCTCCCTGACCTTTTCCGGGCGCGTAGCTCAGCGGTGGAGCGTTCGGTTCACATCCGAAAGGTCGCAGGTTCGAACCCTGCCGCGCCCACCACCTCCGGAAGCCCGAACCCCCGAGGGGTTCGGGCGTTTTCGTTTTCTCGCCCCGTGGGAAGGGGACTGGTGCGCTCTTGACACCGGCGGTGCGTTGCCCGATGATGCCCCACCGGGTATCTGTCCGCCCCTCGCTTCCCGGCGCGCGGCCGGAAGGAGGCGGAGGGCGCATGCGATGGAGGAACCTGAAGGCCAGCTGGCGGATGGTCCGCGACTTCCTGGCCGGGTGGCGGCGCTACCGGCGGCGCCTCGGGCAGGACGAGGTCTGGATCCGCAACTTCGCCCGCAGCAAGGGGCTGCAGGTCAACCCGCACTGGATGATGCGCACCAACCTGAAGATCTGGATCGAGGAGAACCGCGACCTGTACGGCAGCCAGCAGTGCCCCTGCTTCGAGCCCAGCGGCGATCCGGCGCTGGACCGGAAGCTGATGTGCCCGTGCAAGTTCGCGCTGGCCGACATCGAGGCCACCGGCACCTGCCACTGCACGCTCTTCGGCCGCGCGGACCTCGGCCCGGCCGACTTCGCGCGGGCGGAGGCGCGGTTGCAGGAGGAGTACCGGCCACGATTGAAGCTGGAGGGGAACCGCCTGGACACCCGCGGCTGGCCGCTCAACCCCCGCCGCGGTCTCCCGGTACCGGACCCGATGCACCAGGTGAAGCAGGCGCTCCAGCAGACGTCGGGCGACCTGGTGGTGCTGGTCGACCGGCAGGGCTCCGTCCGCAACCTCGAGCGCCTGGCCGAGGCGCGAGGCTACGGCTTCGAGAGCCGGGAGAGCGGCGAGGGCCTCTGGGAGGTCACGCTGCGGCGCTGAGCGCCCGGGGCCGCCTGAAGGGCGGCGGGTACCCGGCGGGTACCCAGGACGACCGGCGCGCCGCTCCCGGATAGGCGGACGAAACCGAAGAAAGGGGCCGAGCGCTGCGGGAGGGGGCGGGCAGATCCCTTCACTCCAACTTTCCGGCTCTCTCCTCCAGGCTCTTCTCCAGCTCGATCTCGTCGCGGATCGGGATGCCGTGGTCGCCCCGCTCGGGGATGGCAGGCTTCAGCCTGCGCGCCCGGCGCCGGCATGGACCGCGGCGATCCGGTAGCCGCGCAGCTGGTAGAAGCGGAGCGCCTCCAGGTTGTCGTTGGAGGTGACCAGCCAGAGGCGCCGGCAGCCGGCGGCCCGGGCGCGTTCCTCCACGGCGCCGAGGAGCGCGCTGCCCACGCCCCTGCCGGGCTGGGCGGCATCGAGGCTGACCAGCTCGCACTCCCCCTCCTCGAAGCGCCAGGTGGCGGCGCCGGCCGGCTCGCCGTCCAGAAAGGCGATCACCGTCCGGAGCGACTCCAGACGGTGAAGACGCCCGCGTGTGACCATGACGGTGCCGCCCCACCGCTGCCGCCAGAGCTCCTCGAGCCAGGCGCGCTCCGCCTCCCCCTCCGCCTCCACGACGCGCAGCCGCGCCGCAGCGGGCACCTGCGGGTCCGCGGCGGCCCCTGCGGCGAGCGGCGCCGCCCCCAGCAAGGCGGCCGCTTCCTCCGGGAAACGGAGGTCGGTGTCGGGCGCCGGCCGGCCGAGCCACCGGCCGGCGAGGACGATCTGCCCCTTGTGGTGGAACTCGTGGGTGATCGGGTGGGTGAGGAGCCAGCGTGGCGTCATCTCCCTCCTCTCGCCGCGCCAGCTGCGCGCCAGCGGCCGGTCGAGCTCCCCCTCGAAGCGGCCGAGGAAGCGCTCCACGAGCCGGTCGACCTCGGTAAAGAGGGCGCGCGCCCGGCGCACGTCTGGAACCTCCTCGGGGGACGGCGCCGAGATCCTATCCTC is a window from the Bacillota bacterium genome containing:
- a CDS encoding DUF1646 domain-containing protein, producing the protein MELELLVILLLVLLLPFLVRAVEENLEFFLFAMGLLAALVAGVLQRPLVLHAAREPLAISAAVLVASLLFKWFRERLEEAVARLVERVPLPLFAALLVLLLGLLSSVVTAIVASLVLASLLHAMRLGRASQIRLAVLGCFAIGLGAALTPVGEPLATIAVSRLQQDFWFLFRTLGRYVLPGLLLLAAAAGAATARARAREAGGGEEVPEAPEESYLDVLLRAVKIYLFVVGLSFLGAAYEEVIDRYLLALHPAYLYWINLLSAVLDNATLAAAELSPRMTGLQVESILLGLLVSGGMLVPGNIPNIITASRLRIRMGEWARLAVPVGGALLLGYFLAVFVL
- a CDS encoding sulfurtransferase TusA family protein, producing the protein MRWRNLKASWRMVRDFLAGWRRYRRRLGQDEVWIRNFARSKGLQVNPHWMMRTNLKIWIEENRDLYGSQQCPCFEPSGDPALDRKLMCPCKFALADIEATGTCHCTLFGRADLGPADFARAEARLQEEYRPRLKLEGNRLDTRGWPLNPRRGLPVPDPMHQVKQALQQTSGDLVVLVDRQGSVRNLERLAEARGYGFESRESGEGLWEVTLRR